Within the Candidatus Binataceae bacterium genome, the region CTCGCGATCCGGGAGGAAGTCGAGGATCTGACGCCCGAGCCGGTAACCACCGATACCTCGTTCCTCGACGACGCGGTTCTCGAACCGGAAAGCGTGGATCAGAAGGCCTTACCGAGCCCGACCGAAGAGGCTCTACCCGGCATCGTCATTGAGGGAGAGAAACCCAAGGAGGTCGTCGAAGTTCAAGCCACCCAGCAAGGAGCCGACATGGTTTTGATCGCACAGAACCAAAATAGTTCTGAAGCCTCAAAAGCTCAGGCGCCCGAAGCCCCGAAAGGTCAAGCCTCCGAACCTACGAACGCACAAGCGCCCGAAATTCCGTCGGTTGAAATCCACAAACCGATGGGCGCGAAAAAGGCCAATTGGGTTCGCACCCGCGAGGCCCTGACGACGGCGTTCCAAGAGCTCCCTACGGTCGCCGCCTGCGCTCTGTTCCGGGCCAAGAATTCCGGAACGATCAACCAGCTGCGCACCAACGCCAAAGACGAATGGGACGTCTTCAACGACGTCGCCGCGTCGTATGAACGGACCCTCTATGAACAGGAGCACCCTAATACCACCGTCGACACGTAACACGCCCTCGTGAGCTCTCGACCGGAACGCCGCAAGCGCCAGCGTTCCGGGATCGCGCGCGCCCAAGCGCACATGGCCGGTGCACGAAGAGTGGGTGCGCAGCCATCGCTGCATCGTGCCCGGCTGCCGCGGTTGGGCGATTCAGTTATGCCATGTGCGCAGCGCCGCCAATGCTGGCACCGGGCTCAAGCCGTTCGACTCGTTTAGCGTGCCCATGTGCTGCCGCCCAGATCCGCTGTACCGAACGCAGTGAGATGCCGGTGGCCGCCGCCATCGCTCGGCCGGTCCAGTGCGTCGCCTCACCCGGCGGCTCGATCTGCGCCGGCAGCAATGGCGGCAGACCGGGCTTGCGCGTCCTGTCGCGCAGCAGACCGGCGACGCCCTCGCGCGTGAAACGCTCCTGCCGATGCCACACACTGGGCTTGGAGATCCCGGCGCGGCGCGTGATCTCCGCCGTGTCGCAGCCTGCCACTGTCGCCAGAATAATTGGCGATCCCCGTTCGGGGGCACGAATATAGTGCTGATCAAAATTGACGGATTAGTCTTTCGCGCTGGGCCAAGCCATAATCCGCTATCCGGGAGTTTACCATGGAATTTCGTATTTGCGAGGTGATTGCGATCACGGCCTGTGTCCTCTGCCTTCTCGGTAGCGCCCCGAGCATCGCGCAAAAGGCCTACATCACGAACAGCGACTCAAACAACGTGTTGGTGATCGATACGGCGATGAATACGGTGATTGCTACAATCGCTGTGGGTAAATTCCCCCAAGGGGTAGCGGTGAGCCCCGATGGTCGCAAGGTCTATGTCGCGAACGAGCTCTCGAATACCGTCTCGGTGATCGATACGGCGAAGGACAAGGTGACCGCCACAATCCCCGTCGGCATTGAACCCGCGGGTGTAGCGGTGAGCCCGGACGCCAAAAAAGTCTATATCACGAACTTTGGCTTCAGCTCCAAAAGTGTGTCGGTAATAAACACGGAGAATAAAGCGACCACCACCATCTCCGTGGGCACCGGCCCCGTTGGGGTGGCAGTGAGCCCGGACGGCCGCAAGGTTTATGTCGCGAACTATGACTCTATGACCGTGTCGGTGATAAATACGGCGAGGAATCGGGTAATTGCCCGCATCCCCGTCGGCACCCATCCCGTTGTCGAGGTGGCAGTAAGCCCGGACGGCCGCAAGGTCTACGTCACGAGCTTGGGCGCCAACACCGTGTCAGTAATCAATTCGGCTACGAATAAAGTGATCAACATAATCCCTGTTGGCATCGACCCAATCGGATTAGCGGTGAGCCCGGACGGGAGGAACCTTTATGTCGCGAACAGCGGCTCCACTGGTAAACCCGGCACCGTGTCGGTAATCGCCACGGCAAACAATACGGTGACCGCCACAATTCCGGTCGGCACTTCCCCGGGCGGCTTATCGGTGAACCCAGATGGTAGCAAAATCTATG harbors:
- a CDS encoding beta-propeller fold lactonase family protein, which produces MEFRICEVIAITACVLCLLGSAPSIAQKAYITNSDSNNVLVIDTAMNTVIATIAVGKFPQGVAVSPDGRKVYVANELSNTVSVIDTAKDKVTATIPVGIEPAGVAVSPDAKKVYITNFGFSSKSVSVINTENKATTTISVGTGPVGVAVSPDGRKVYVANYDSMTVSVINTARNRVIARIPVGTHPVVEVAVSPDGRKVYVTSLGANTVSVINSATNKVINIIPVGIDPIGLAVSPDGRNLYVANSGSTGKPGTVSVIATANNTVTATIPVGTSPGGLSVNPDGSKIYVANAASNTVSVIDTASNKVIATVSVGRHPVALGLFIQPSPKFHRTPQK